One genomic segment of Occultella kanbiaonis includes these proteins:
- the hisI gene encoding phosphoribosyl-AMP cyclohydrolase yields the protein MSDVNPSALDPSIAARLKRDELGLVCAVVQDDAGGDVLMVGWMDDEALHRTLTTGRAWYWSRSRQEYWRKGDTSGHTQHVRSVALDCDGDALLVRVEQIGPACHTGTRTCFEAGGDLGAVVGGQTPEAGR from the coding sequence GTGTCCGACGTGAACCCCTCCGCCCTGGATCCCTCGATCGCGGCCCGGCTGAAGCGGGACGAGCTCGGTCTCGTCTGCGCCGTCGTGCAGGATGACGCAGGAGGTGACGTCCTCATGGTCGGCTGGATGGACGACGAGGCCCTGCACCGCACGCTGACCACGGGCCGGGCCTGGTACTGGTCCCGGTCCCGCCAGGAGTACTGGCGCAAGGGCGACACCTCAGGGCACACGCAGCACGTGCGCTCGGTGGCGCTGGACTGTGACGGCGACGCCCTGCTGGTCCGGGTGGAACAGATCGGCCCGGCGTGCCACACCGGCACCCGGACCTGCTTCGAGGCGGGCGGGGACCTCGGCGCCGTCGTGGGCGGCCAGACCCCGGAGGCCGGACGATGA
- a CDS encoding anthranilate synthase component I produces MTGAQPDVAADSGADLKLAWGETWPSGAGFRDLAEERRVIPVVRRILADDVTPVGLYRRLSSGRAGTFILESAASDGVWSRWSFVGVSSRAILSEADGQAHWYGDVPVAVPRTGDVLDVLRETLRVLHTPALPGLPPLTGGLVGALGWDVIHHWEPTLPRLAREELGVPEVALCLVGDMAAVDHNTGDVWLIANAINFDDTDERVDEAYADAVARLDAMAAALVAPAPSRAMVTLDGAAAREPELRFRTERADFEAGVLAAKQAIREGEVFQVVLSQRLELECTADPLDVYRVLRTINPSPYMYFLHLGDPGADGEGDYHVVGSSPETLVKVTGRDVVSFPIAGSRPRGENAAQDREHADELLVDPKERAEHLMLVDLARNDLGRVCEPGSVAVVEFMEIKRYSHIMHMSSTVNGRLRPESTAVDVFTATFPAGTLSGAPKPRAIALIDELEPARRGIYGGTVGYFDLAGDLDMAIAIRTALISRGVASVQAGGGLVADSVPETEYWESRNKAAAAVRAVQIAAGIEAIAP; encoded by the coding sequence ATGACCGGCGCGCAGCCCGACGTCGCCGCCGACTCGGGCGCCGACCTGAAGCTGGCCTGGGGCGAGACCTGGCCCTCCGGCGCCGGCTTCCGCGACCTCGCTGAGGAGCGCCGGGTGATCCCCGTGGTGCGCCGGATCCTCGCCGACGACGTCACACCGGTGGGGCTGTATCGCCGGCTCTCCTCGGGCCGGGCCGGCACGTTCATCCTGGAGTCGGCGGCCTCGGACGGCGTCTGGTCGCGGTGGTCGTTCGTGGGGGTCTCCTCCCGGGCGATCCTCAGCGAGGCCGACGGTCAGGCCCACTGGTACGGCGACGTCCCGGTCGCGGTGCCCCGCACCGGTGACGTCCTCGACGTGCTCCGGGAGACCCTGCGGGTGCTGCACACCCCGGCGCTGCCTGGCCTGCCGCCGCTGACCGGCGGGCTGGTCGGCGCGCTCGGCTGGGACGTGATCCACCACTGGGAACCCACGCTGCCGCGGCTGGCCCGCGAGGAGCTCGGCGTCCCGGAGGTCGCGCTGTGCCTCGTCGGGGACATGGCCGCCGTCGACCACAACACCGGTGACGTCTGGCTGATCGCGAACGCCATCAACTTCGACGACACCGACGAGCGGGTCGACGAGGCCTACGCCGACGCCGTCGCCCGGCTCGACGCCATGGCCGCCGCGCTGGTGGCCCCCGCCCCGTCCCGCGCGATGGTCACCCTCGACGGCGCGGCGGCGCGGGAACCGGAGCTGCGGTTCCGGACCGAGCGGGCCGACTTCGAGGCCGGCGTCCTCGCCGCCAAGCAGGCGATCCGCGAGGGCGAGGTGTTCCAGGTCGTGCTGTCCCAGCGCCTGGAGCTGGAGTGCACCGCGGACCCGCTCGACGTGTACCGGGTGCTGCGGACCATCAACCCGAGCCCGTACATGTACTTCCTGCACCTGGGCGACCCGGGGGCGGACGGCGAGGGCGACTACCACGTCGTCGGGTCCAGCCCGGAGACCCTCGTCAAGGTCACCGGCCGGGACGTGGTCAGCTTCCCGATCGCGGGCTCCCGCCCGCGCGGCGAGAACGCCGCCCAGGACCGCGAGCACGCCGACGAGCTGCTCGTGGACCCGAAGGAACGCGCCGAGCACCTGATGCTGGTGGACCTCGCCCGCAACGACCTCGGCCGGGTCTGCGAGCCGGGCAGCGTCGCCGTCGTGGAGTTCATGGAGATCAAGCGGTACAGCCACATCATGCACATGTCCTCCACGGTCAACGGCCGGCTCCGCCCGGAGTCGACGGCGGTGGACGTGTTCACGGCGACGTTCCCGGCGGGCACCCTCTCCGGGGCGCCGAAGCCGCGGGCGATCGCCCTCATCGACGAGCTGGAGCCGGCCCGCCGCGGCATCTACGGCGGCACGGTCGGGTACTTCGACCTGGCCGGCGACCTCGACATGGCGATCGCGATCCGGACCGCGCTGATCTCGCGGGGCGTCGCGAGCGTTCAGGCCGGCGGGGGACTGGTGGCGGACTCGGTGCCGGAGACGGAGTACTGGGAGAGCCGGAACAAGGCCGCCGCGGCGGTGCGGGCGGTGCAGATCGCCGCCGGTATCGAAGCGATCGCACCGTGA
- a CDS encoding Trp biosynthesis-associated membrane protein, translating to MLILLVAGAALLVTTLGTWVSAPVAGTLGTETVSVGGAAAAPVVPSVALVVLAAALALGLSGRVVRMLAAVLAALAGAAALVAVLAFLRDPATPAQAAAGELIGVREISGEPAVTALPYLALGVAAVILVLGIALPFLVGQWGRVGRRYERGSDPAAAGAAAPGPGAPGSTAAPAAAGSARTVRMEDWDALSRGEDPSEEADR from the coding sequence GTGCTGATCCTGCTCGTGGCCGGGGCGGCCCTCCTGGTCACCACGCTGGGCACCTGGGTCAGCGCGCCCGTGGCGGGCACGCTCGGGACCGAGACGGTCAGCGTGGGCGGCGCCGCTGCCGCCCCGGTGGTCCCGTCCGTGGCGCTCGTCGTGCTCGCAGCCGCGCTCGCCCTCGGCCTGTCCGGCCGGGTGGTCCGGATGCTGGCGGCCGTGCTGGCGGCCCTCGCCGGAGCTGCGGCGCTGGTGGCGGTGCTGGCGTTCCTGCGGGACCCGGCCACCCCGGCGCAGGCCGCCGCGGGCGAGCTGATCGGGGTCCGCGAGATCAGCGGCGAGCCTGCCGTGACCGCCCTGCCCTACCTCGCGCTCGGGGTGGCCGCGGTGATCCTCGTCCTCGGTATCGCCCTGCCGTTCCTGGTCGGGCAGTGGGGCCGGGTCGGCCGCCGCTACGAGCGCGGCTCCGATCCGGCCGCGGCCGGCGCCGCGGCGCCGGGACCGGGTGCGCCGGGGTCGACCGCGGCGCCGGCCGCCGCCGGGTCGGCGCGCACGGTCCGGATGGAGGACTGGGACGCGCTGAGCCGCGGCGAGGACCCGAGCGAGGAGGCGGACCGGTAG
- a CDS encoding HGxxPAAW family protein → MTESTRHSEDSVAGGHYAPENLPTAAPSNHGRTIAGWTLFWGGVVGSLVVGIAFILQNLTLGIVGAAVVVIGCVASAILRALGYGQLERNSGRSA, encoded by the coding sequence ATGACCGAATCCACCCGGCACTCCGAGGATTCGGTGGCGGGCGGGCACTACGCCCCCGAGAACCTGCCGACCGCCGCGCCGTCCAACCACGGCCGCACGATCGCCGGCTGGACCCTGTTCTGGGGCGGCGTGGTCGGCTCCCTGGTGGTCGGCATCGCGTTCATCCTGCAGAACCTGACGCTCGGGATCGTCGGAGCGGCCGTCGTCGTCATCGGGTGCGTCGCGAGTGCGATCCTGCGAGCCCTCGGCTACGGCCAGCTCGAGCGGAACTCGGGGCGGAGCGCGTAG
- a CDS encoding DUF2752 domain-containing protein, translated as MSVEATAPPRDRRTPVLVGAAVAAGTALLALVDPHDGGYGFCPMLRLTGWFCPFCGGLRTTHSLATGDLAGAWAANPMLTIALPMVALGWVWWLVRAWRSEPVRRSPTWVWVALGVGLLAFTVLRNLPALAPYLSPV; from the coding sequence GTGAGCGTCGAGGCCACGGCACCGCCCCGGGACCGGCGCACGCCGGTGTTGGTCGGTGCCGCTGTGGCCGCCGGCACCGCGCTGCTGGCGCTGGTGGACCCGCACGACGGCGGATACGGGTTCTGCCCGATGCTGCGGCTGACGGGGTGGTTCTGCCCGTTCTGCGGTGGCCTGCGGACCACGCACTCGCTCGCGACCGGCGACCTGGCCGGTGCGTGGGCGGCGAACCCGATGCTCACCATCGCGTTGCCGATGGTGGCGCTCGGCTGGGTCTGGTGGCTCGTGCGGGCCTGGCGTTCGGAGCCCGTCCGCCGGTCGCCGACGTGGGTGTGGGTGGCGCTCGGCGTCGGCCTGCTCGCGTTCACGGTGCTGCGCAACCTGCCCGCGCTGGCGCCCTATCTCTCCCCGGTCTGA
- the trpC gene encoding indole-3-glycerol phosphate synthase TrpC produces the protein MTVLEEIVAGVREDLAVREAATPLEELKEQAAARPSAKNALDALAKDDAVTVIAEVKRSSPSKGALADIADPAGLAADYEAGGASAISVLTERRRFGGSLDDLDGVRAAVEVPVLRKDFIVTPYQVWEARAHGADIVLLIVATLEQTVLTSLTERVHSLGMTALVEAHTAEEVDRAVDAGARLLGVNTRNLHTLEVRREVFAELAPRIPDGIVRVAESGVRGPHDLMDYARWGADAVLVGEALVTQGDPRSAVKDMVAAGTHPSLRAVRSR, from the coding sequence GTGACCGTTCTTGAGGAGATCGTGGCCGGGGTCCGGGAGGACCTGGCGGTCCGGGAAGCGGCGACTCCGCTCGAGGAGTTGAAGGAACAGGCGGCGGCCCGGCCGTCGGCCAAGAACGCCCTCGACGCGCTCGCGAAGGACGATGCCGTCACGGTGATCGCTGAGGTGAAGCGGTCCAGCCCTTCCAAGGGTGCGTTGGCCGACATCGCGGATCCGGCCGGCCTGGCCGCGGACTACGAGGCCGGTGGGGCGTCCGCGATCAGCGTGCTCACCGAGCGACGCCGGTTCGGTGGCTCCCTCGACGACCTCGACGGGGTCCGGGCCGCCGTCGAGGTGCCGGTGCTGCGCAAGGACTTCATCGTCACCCCCTACCAGGTGTGGGAGGCCAGGGCGCACGGCGCGGACATCGTGCTCCTCATCGTCGCGACCCTCGAGCAGACCGTGCTGACCTCGCTCACCGAACGGGTGCACTCGCTCGGCATGACCGCCCTCGTCGAGGCGCACACCGCCGAGGAGGTGGACCGAGCCGTGGATGCCGGCGCCCGCCTGCTCGGGGTGAACACCCGCAACCTGCACACCCTCGAGGTCCGCCGCGAGGTGTTCGCGGAACTGGCCCCCCGGATCCCGGACGGGATCGTCCGGGTCGCCGAGTCCGGCGTCCGGGGTCCGCACGACCTCATGGACTACGCCCGCTGGGGCGCGGACGCGGTGCTCGTCGGGGAGGCGCTGGTGACCCAGGGCGACCCGCGGTCCGCCGTCAAGGACATGGTCGCCGCAGGCACCCACCCGTCGCTGCGGGCGGTGCGGAGCCGGTGA
- the trpB gene encoding tryptophan synthase subunit beta, with protein sequence MTDFRDAVGPYFGDFGGRFVPEALIAALDDLATAWDKLKDDPTFIERLAALHRDYTGRPSPITEVPRFAEHAGGVRVFLKREDLNHTGSHKINNVLGQALLTQQVGKTRVIAETGAGQHGVATATAAALFGLDCTIYMGEEDTRRQALNVARMRLLGAEVIPVTAGSRTLKDAINEAFRDWVANVETTNYVFGTAAGPHPFPALVRDLQKIIGEEAREQLTERIGRLPDAVVACVGGGSNAIGIFTAFLDDADVRLIGCEAAGDGVETGRHAATIGAGSPGVLHGAKTYLLQDEDGQTIESHSISAGLDYPGVGPEHSWLASIGRAEYRPVTDAEAMEAFRLLTRTEGIMPAIESAHALAGAMTLGRELVAAGADPAETVLLVSLSGRGDKDVETAAEWFGLVDSGSAGGQDEGGSTTA encoded by the coding sequence GTGACGGACTTCCGGGACGCCGTCGGCCCCTACTTCGGCGACTTCGGCGGCCGATTCGTGCCCGAGGCACTGATCGCGGCGCTCGACGACCTCGCGACCGCGTGGGACAAGCTCAAGGATGACCCGACGTTCATCGAGCGCCTCGCCGCGCTGCACCGGGACTACACCGGCCGGCCCAGTCCGATCACGGAGGTGCCCCGGTTCGCCGAGCACGCCGGCGGCGTGCGGGTGTTCCTCAAGCGCGAGGACCTCAACCACACCGGGTCCCACAAGATCAACAACGTGCTCGGTCAGGCACTGCTCACCCAACAGGTCGGCAAGACCCGGGTCATCGCCGAGACCGGCGCGGGCCAGCACGGCGTCGCCACCGCCACCGCGGCCGCACTGTTCGGGCTCGACTGCACCATCTACATGGGCGAGGAGGACACCCGCCGGCAGGCACTCAACGTCGCGCGGATGCGTCTGCTCGGCGCCGAGGTCATCCCCGTGACCGCCGGCTCCCGGACCCTCAAGGACGCGATCAACGAGGCGTTCCGGGACTGGGTCGCGAACGTCGAGACCACCAACTACGTGTTCGGCACCGCCGCCGGTCCGCACCCGTTCCCGGCCCTGGTGCGCGACCTCCAGAAGATCATCGGCGAGGAGGCCCGCGAGCAGCTGACGGAACGGATCGGGCGGCTCCCGGACGCCGTCGTGGCCTGCGTGGGCGGCGGGTCCAACGCGATCGGCATCTTCACCGCCTTCCTGGACGACGCCGACGTTCGCCTGATCGGTTGTGAGGCCGCCGGTGACGGTGTCGAGACCGGGCGTCACGCGGCCACCATCGGCGCCGGCAGCCCCGGCGTGCTGCACGGTGCCAAGACCTACCTGCTGCAGGACGAGGACGGGCAGACCATCGAGTCCCACTCGATCTCCGCGGGCCTGGACTACCCGGGCGTCGGGCCGGAGCACTCCTGGCTCGCGAGCATCGGGCGGGCCGAGTACCGGCCGGTCACCGACGCGGAGGCCATGGAGGCGTTCCGGTTGCTGACCCGCACCGAGGGGATCATGCCCGCCATCGAGAGCGCGCACGCACTCGCCGGCGCGATGACCCTCGGCCGCGAGCTCGTCGCCGCCGGCGCCGACCCGGCCGAGACGGTGCTCCTGGTGAGCCTGTCCGGACGTGGGGACAAGGACGTGGAGACGGCCGCCGAGTGGTTCGGGCTCGTGGACTCGGGTTCAGCCGGCGGCCAGGACGAGGGCGGGAGCACGACGGCATGA
- the trpA gene encoding tryptophan synthase subunit alpha encodes MTGSRTAATIDAARAEGRAALVVYLPVGYPDVDGSIAAARAAVEAGADIVELGLPYSDPGMDGAVNQEAMQAALAGGTRTADVLRAVREVAETGAPTLVMTYYNPVLRYGVDRFATDLVAAGGAGLITPDLIPDEAGEWIAAADAHDLDKVFLVAPSSTTERLHLTTAASRGFVYAASTMGVTGARASVGPKAEALVAATRAAGAERVCVGLGVSTGAQAAEVASYADGVIVGSALVRTLIRSDGDRDAALEDLRRLIGELAEGVRSGRPVTSGGPAR; translated from the coding sequence ATGACCGGATCCAGGACGGCTGCAACCATCGACGCAGCCCGGGCTGAGGGTCGCGCCGCACTCGTGGTGTACCTGCCGGTCGGGTACCCGGACGTGGACGGCTCGATCGCGGCTGCCCGCGCCGCCGTCGAGGCCGGTGCCGACATCGTCGAGCTCGGCCTGCCGTACTCCGACCCCGGCATGGACGGCGCGGTCAACCAGGAGGCCATGCAGGCCGCCCTGGCCGGCGGCACCCGCACCGCCGACGTGCTGCGCGCGGTCCGCGAGGTCGCCGAGACCGGTGCCCCCACGCTCGTGATGACCTACTACAACCCGGTGCTGCGCTACGGGGTGGACCGCTTCGCGACCGATCTGGTCGCAGCCGGGGGAGCGGGTCTGATCACCCCGGACCTGATCCCGGACGAGGCCGGGGAGTGGATCGCCGCGGCGGACGCCCACGACCTGGACAAGGTGTTCCTGGTCGCGCCGAGCTCCACCACGGAGCGACTTCACCTGACCACCGCCGCGAGCCGGGGCTTCGTCTACGCGGCCTCCACGATGGGCGTCACCGGGGCGCGCGCGAGCGTGGGCCCGAAGGCCGAGGCGCTCGTGGCGGCCACCCGGGCGGCCGGGGCCGAACGCGTCTGCGTCGGCCTCGGGGTCTCGACCGGTGCCCAGGCGGCCGAGGTGGCGAGCTACGCCGATGGCGTGATCGTCGGCTCGGCGCTGGTGCGCACCCTGATCCGCTCCGACGGTGACCGGGACGCGGCCCTGGAGGACCTGCGCCGCCTCATCGGCGAGCTCGCCGAGGGCGTGCGATCGGGCCGACCGGTCACGTCCGGCGGACCGGCCCGATGA
- the lgt gene encoding prolipoprotein diacylglyceryl transferase, protein MRVTAESAGATGGFGGIPSPSQGVWYLGPIPIRAYALAILAGIVVAGFIAIRRYRARGGPEGAVLDAIFWAVPFGIVGARIYHVFSSPDAYFGPNGDPWLAFAIWNGGLGIWGAIPAGALGAWISLRRAGLRLAPFADSLAPALAVAQAIGRLGNYFNQELFGASTTLPWGLQISEQTLRAQGLDYPAGTLFHPTFLYELLWNLALAGVLVWLDRRLRLGHGRVFWLYVFGYTLGRVWIEYLRIDEAEEVLGLRLNVWTSIIVGVAALIIFIVISRRHPGRDESVWLPGREPDEQSEDEAETSADDEVDAASERDSDDVVDTAETDPVDDAEENDMSDETPTETVDEQADLEQTRTKAGAEDPLPEDDPGR, encoded by the coding sequence ATGCGAGTGACCGCCGAGTCCGCAGGCGCCACCGGCGGTTTCGGGGGCATCCCCAGCCCTTCGCAGGGGGTCTGGTACCTCGGACCGATCCCGATCCGGGCCTATGCCCTGGCGATCCTCGCCGGCATCGTGGTGGCGGGCTTCATCGCGATCCGCCGGTACCGGGCCCGCGGCGGACCCGAGGGCGCCGTCCTCGACGCGATCTTCTGGGCGGTGCCGTTCGGTATCGTCGGCGCGCGGATCTACCACGTCTTCTCGTCACCGGACGCGTACTTCGGGCCGAACGGCGACCCCTGGCTCGCGTTCGCGATCTGGAACGGCGGGCTCGGTATCTGGGGCGCGATCCCGGCGGGCGCGCTCGGTGCCTGGATCAGTCTGCGCCGGGCCGGCCTGCGCCTCGCCCCGTTCGCGGACTCCCTCGCGCCCGCTCTCGCCGTGGCGCAGGCGATCGGCCGGCTCGGCAACTACTTCAACCAGGAGCTCTTCGGTGCGTCCACGACGCTCCCGTGGGGCCTGCAGATCTCCGAGCAGACCCTGCGCGCCCAGGGCCTCGACTATCCCGCCGGGACCCTGTTCCATCCGACGTTCCTGTACGAGCTGCTCTGGAACCTGGCGCTCGCCGGCGTGCTCGTCTGGCTCGATCGCCGGCTCCGGCTCGGGCACGGCCGGGTGTTCTGGCTCTATGTCTTCGGGTACACCCTCGGCCGCGTCTGGATCGAGTACCTGCGCATCGATGAGGCCGAGGAGGTCCTCGGTCTGCGACTGAACGTCTGGACCTCGATCATCGTCGGTGTGGCGGCCCTGATAATCTTCATCGTGATCTCCCGCCGCCACCCCGGGCGGGACGAATCGGTCTGGCTCCCCGGTCGTGAACCGGACGAACAGAGCGAGGACGAGGCCGAAACCTCGGCCGATGACGAGGTCGACGCAGCATCCGAGCGAGACTCGGACGACGTGGTCGACACAGCCGAGACCGATCCGGTCGACGACGCTGAGGAGAACGACATGAGCGACGAGACTCCAACGGAGACCGTCGACGAGCAGGCAGACCTCGAGCAGACCCGCACCAAGGCGGGCGCTGAGGATCCCCTCCCGGAGGACGACCCCGGTCGGTGA